One segment of Nostoc flagelliforme CCNUN1 DNA contains the following:
- a CDS encoding FHA domain-containing protein, whose amino-acid sequence MAIQTHRCPEPSCSFFNQVLPHNAKICPMCGTSLAQAVQAPAMVASTARYTQTSTPSPQLSSTINNQERPQLKLLHPSKQSFLLLRESGVIGRQNLSNGMRPEIDLTGLPHAGIISRTHAHLYWDIARQAYMIVDDSRNGSYLNDKLLPRGAPHPLSHGDKLQLGQDQLICLQVELSHTST is encoded by the coding sequence ATGGCAATCCAAACTCATCGTTGTCCAGAACCAAGCTGCTCTTTCTTTAATCAGGTACTGCCGCACAACGCTAAAATCTGCCCAATGTGCGGTACTTCCTTAGCACAGGCAGTACAAGCCCCTGCTATGGTAGCCTCGACAGCTCGCTATACTCAAACCTCGACTCCTTCGCCCCAGCTATCATCAACAATCAATAATCAGGAACGTCCTCAATTGAAGTTGCTTCATCCCAGCAAACAAAGTTTTCTGTTGCTTAGGGAGTCTGGCGTGATCGGTCGTCAAAATCTCTCTAACGGGATGCGGCCTGAAATCGATTTAACAGGGCTGCCCCATGCAGGTATCATCTCTCGTACCCATGCTCATCTCTACTGGGATATTGCTCGACAAGCTTACATGATTGTTGATGATAGCCGAAACGGTAGCTACCTCAATGATAAATTATTACCTCGTGGAGCACCTCATCCATTGAGTCATGGAGACAAATTACAGCTAGGTCAGGATCAGTTGATTTGCTTGCAAGTTGAGTTGAGCCATACTTCAACTTAA
- a CDS encoding PstS family phosphate ABC transporter substrate-binding protein, which produces MASLSTQLPEGLIQQTIAYDGLLVYVPAYKSQNLPNALQGKISLAQLQQIFTGQLTNWKQLGSDFPDLPIKPYRPMEPEALRLFQQKVLGNDPSLIAQFSKIEQRSTFNTLRSIAVGEKQAQKTEAGSISFGLLTQTWDQCKIYPLAIAQENLDPVQPLLKETTNSTMQPISPSDNLCLEKKPLLNILAFHTATYPLSTPLIIAYPKDNNLPGNVSGPLFANFLKTQDGQYLLQQAGLVPLQTVPKNYTLSSSILNR; this is translated from the coding sequence ATCGCTAGTTTATCAACCCAACTACCCGAAGGGTTAATTCAGCAAACGATCGCCTACGATGGTCTTTTAGTCTATGTACCTGCTTATAAAAGTCAAAATCTACCAAATGCATTGCAAGGCAAGATCAGTCTTGCCCAATTGCAGCAAATTTTTACAGGGCAACTTACCAACTGGAAACAGCTAGGTTCAGATTTTCCTGATCTGCCGATCAAACCCTATCGACCGATGGAACCTGAAGCATTACGCCTATTCCAACAAAAAGTTTTAGGCAACGATCCAAGTTTGATTGCCCAATTTAGCAAGATTGAGCAACGTTCAACCTTTAATACCTTGCGCTCCATTGCAGTTGGAGAAAAGCAGGCGCAAAAAACCGAGGCTGGCTCAATTAGTTTCGGACTATTGACCCAAACCTGGGATCAATGCAAAATTTACCCCCTAGCTATTGCCCAAGAAAATCTAGACCCTGTACAGCCTCTACTAAAAGAGACCACCAACAGCACAATGCAACCTATTTCTCCATCAGACAATCTCTGTCTCGAGAAAAAGCCCTTACTTAATATATTGGCTTTTCATACAGCTACCTATCCACTCAGCACCCCGTTGATTATTGCATATCCTAAAGATAATAATTTGCCTGGGAATGTATCAGGGCCGCTCTTCGCTAATTTTCTCAAAACTCAAGATGGACAGTATCTCCTTCAGCAAGCGGGTCTTGTGCCGCTACAAACTGTACCTAAAAACTACACATTATCGTCATCTATTCTGAATCGTTAG